A single genomic interval of Nomascus leucogenys isolate Asia chromosome 3, Asia_NLE_v1, whole genome shotgun sequence harbors:
- the BLOC1S2 gene encoding biogenesis of lysosome-related organelles complex 1 subunit 2 isoform X1, which produces MAAAAEGVLATRRDEPARDDAAVETAEEAKEPAEADITELCRDMFSKMATYLTGELTATSEDYKLLENMNKLTSLKYLEMKDIAINISRNLKDLNQKYAGLQPYLDQINVIEEQVAALEQAAYKLDAYSKKLEAKYKKLEKR; this is translated from the exons ATGGCGGCGGCAGCCGAGGGCGTCCTGGCTACCCGGCGTGATGAGCCCGCCCGAG ACGATGCCGCCGTGGAGACAGCTGAGGAAGCAAAGGAGCCTGCTGAAGCTGACATCACTGAGCTCTGCCGGGACATGTTCTCCAAAATGGCCACTTACCTGACTGGGGAACTGACGG CCACCAGTGAAGACTATAAGCTCCtggaaaatatgaataaactCACCAGCTTGAAGTATCTTGAAATGAAAGATATTGCTATAAACATTAGTAGGAACTTAAAGGACTTAAACCAGAAAT atgctGGACTGCAGCCTTATCTGGATCAGATCAATGTCATTGAAGAGCAGGTAGCAGCTCTTGAGCAGGCAGCTTACAAGTTGGATGCATATTCAAAAAAACTGG AAGCCAAGTACAAGAAGCTGGAGAAGCGATGA
- the BLOC1S2 gene encoding biogenesis of lysosome-related organelles complex 1 subunit 2 isoform X2: MFSKMATYLTGELTATSEDYKLLENMNKLTSLKYLEMKDIAINISRNLKDLNQKYAGLQPYLDQINVIEEQVAALEQAAYKLDAYSKKLEAKYKKLEKR; this comes from the exons ATGTTCTCCAAAATGGCCACTTACCTGACTGGGGAACTGACGG CCACCAGTGAAGACTATAAGCTCCtggaaaatatgaataaactCACCAGCTTGAAGTATCTTGAAATGAAAGATATTGCTATAAACATTAGTAGGAACTTAAAGGACTTAAACCAGAAAT atgctGGACTGCAGCCTTATCTGGATCAGATCAATGTCATTGAAGAGCAGGTAGCAGCTCTTGAGCAGGCAGCTTACAAGTTGGATGCATATTCAAAAAAACTGG AAGCCAAGTACAAGAAGCTGGAGAAGCGATGA